From Marmota flaviventris isolate mMarFla1 chromosome X, mMarFla1.hap1, whole genome shotgun sequence, the proteins below share one genomic window:
- the Tceal4 gene encoding transcription elongation factor A protein-like 4, with protein sequence MEELYSENEGTPSNKGKREDEEPQDEEKPEEACTLKDKEILENEEKTADEEMLNDKEKPESERTAKEEGKPESKRKPQEERKPESETRAAGKRPAEDDIPRKAKRKTNKGLAHYLKEYKESIHDMNFSNEDMIREFDSMAKVEDDMRKSRQKLGRLLWMQRNLEDPFYPRGPREFRGGCRAPRRDLEDIPYV encoded by the coding sequence ATGGAAGAACTTTACAGTGAAAATGAAGGAACACCTTCCaacaaaggaaagagggaagatgAAGAGCCACAGGATGAGGAAAAGCCAGAAGAAGCCTGTACTCTGAAAGACAAGGAAATATTAGAAAACGAGGAAAAGACTGCAGATGAGGAAATGCTGAATGACAAGGAAAAGCCAGAGAGTGAGAGAACagcaaaagaggaaggaaagccagaaagcaagagaaaacCACAAGAGGAGAGAAAGCCAGAGAGTGAAACAAGGGCCGCAGGAAAGCGCCCCGCTGAGGATGACATACCCAggaaagccaaaagaaaaaccaacaaggGGCTGGCTCATTACCTTAAAGAGTATAAAGAGTCCATACATGATATGAATTTCAGCAATGAGGATATGATAAGAGAATTTGACAGTATGGCTAAGGTGGAGGATGACATGAGAAAAAGCAGACAGAAATTAGGGAGGCTTTTGTGGATGCAAAGAAATTTAGAGGACCCCTTCTACCCAAGGGGCCCAAGGGAATTCAGGGGTGGCTGCAGGGCCCCACGAAGGGACCTTGAAGACATTCCTTATGTGTAG